The following proteins are encoded in a genomic region of Mesoplodon densirostris isolate mMesDen1 chromosome 12, mMesDen1 primary haplotype, whole genome shotgun sequence:
- the LOC132500214 gene encoding methionine adenosyltransferase 2 subunit beta-like — protein MLSAVVLEEQDQNLSSLISWSLKQFICINSDYVFAGTNPPYREEDVPSPLNLYGKTKLEGERAVLENNLGAAVLRIPVLYREVEKLEESAVTVMSDKVQFSSKSANRDHRQQRFPTHVKDVATVCRQLSQKRMLDPSLKGTFHRSGNEQTTKYEMACATAHAFNLPSGHLRPITDSPVLGAQHPRNAQLDSSKLETLGIGQ, from the exons ATGCTGTCGGCTGTGGTTTTAGAAGAGCAAGACCAAAATCTGAGCAGCTTAATCTCCTGGAGTCTAAAGCAGTTC ATCTGCATTAACTCCGATTATGTTTTTGCTGGAACAAACCCACCTTATAGAGAGGAAGACGTACCAAGTCCCCTAAATCTATATGGCAAAACAAAACTAGAAGGAGAAAGGGCCGTCCTGGAGAACAATTTAGGAGCTGCTGTTTTGAGAATTCCTGTTCTGTACAGAGAAGTTGAAAAGCTTGAGGAAAGTGCCGTGACTGTTATGTCTGATAAAGTGCAGTTCAGCAGCAAGTCTGCGAACAGGGACCACCGGCAGCAGCGGTTCCCCACACACGTCAAAGATGTGGCCACTGTGTGTCGTCAGTTATCACAGAAGAGGATGCTGGATCCATCACTTAAGGGAACCTTTCACCGGTCTGGCAATGAACAGACGACTAAGTACGAAATGGCGTGTGCAACTGCACACGCCTTCAACCTCCCCAGCGGCCACTTAAGACCGATAACGGACAGTCCTGTCTTAGGAGCACAACATCCGAGAAACGCTCAGCTTGACTCCTCCAAATTGGAGACCTTAGGCATTGGCCAGTGA